From the genome of Colius striatus isolate bColStr4 chromosome 15, bColStr4.1.hap1, whole genome shotgun sequence, one region includes:
- the PDE12 gene encoding 2',5'-phosphodiesterase 12: MWRRLRSALQRLRRSPATCLAGGGCAPAAMERAVVRCVPSEPKLSLQFVLPDGSAKHMQRDQAEPLGRALARIANNAAKGHAKAAKKTKKARAEDSAAGEAAAVAPAVRLFSRDGEAVAEEVSNAAAWQDGAVLQIGEAQYRVERNPPALTELQLPRSLLAGFPVCPKVSAEFAAPQHCLFRWYREQRPADGGETATGGDGPTWVEAAATERVFTPSNALVGLRLKLRCTPWDGAQRYGLPREVESSGPVEAGPGACTFDSRHLYTKKVCGEGSVRAVSYNILADTYAQTEFSRTVLYPYCAPYALELDYRQNLLKKELVGYSADLICLQEVDKSVFVDSLAPALDAFGLQGLFKIKEKQHEGLATFYRQDKFSLLSQHDIAFNEVLLSDPLHKELCDKLAKYPLVQEKVLQRSSVLQVSVLQSTTDPSRKICVANTHLYWHPKGGNIRLIQIAVALSHIKHVACDLYPTIPIIFCGDFNSTPSSGTYTFINSGNIAEDHEDWVSNGEEERCNMPLSHPFKLQSACGEPAYTNYVGGFHGCLDYIFIDKNSLEVEQVIPLPTHEEVTTHQALPSVSHPSDHIALICDLKWK; the protein is encoded by the exons ATGTGGCGCAGGCTGCGCTCCGCCCTCCAGAGGCTCCGCCGCTCCCCCGCCACTTGCCTCGCCGGGGGCGGCTGTGCGCCGGCCGCCATGGAGCGGGCTGTGGTGCGCTGTGTGCCGTCCGAGCCTAAGCTGAGCCTGCAGTTCGTGCTCCCCGACGGCAGCGCCAAGCACATGCAGCGGGACCAAGCGGAGCCGTTGGGCCGGGCTCTGGCCCGCATCGCCAACAACGCCGCCAAGGGCCACGCCAAGGCGGCGAAGAAAACCAAGAAGGCGCGGGCGGAGGACAGCGCGGCGGGGGAGGCTGCGGCGGTGGCGCCGGCCGTGCGGCTCTTCTCCCGCGACGGCGAGGCGGTGGCTGAGGAGGTGTCCAACGCGGCGGCCTGGCAAGACGGCGCCGTGCTGCAGATCGGGGAGGCGCAGTACCGCGTGGAGCGCAACCCGCCGGCCCTCACCGAGCTGCAGCTCCCGCGTTCGCTGCTGGCCGGTTTCCCCGTCTGCCCCAAGGTTAGTGCCGAGTTCGCCGCGCCGCAGCACTGCCTCTTCCGCTGGTACCGCGAGCAGCGGCCCGCGGACGGCGGGGAGACGGCTACGGGCGGCGACGGCCCCACCTGGGTGGAGGCGGCGGCCACCGAGCGCGTCTTCACGCCCTCGAACGCGCTGGTGGGGCTGCGGCTGAAGCTGCGGTGCACGCCCTGGGACGGTGCGCAGCGGTACGGGCTGCCCCGCGAGGTGGAGAGCAGCGGCCCCGTGGAGGCCGGTCCTGGCGCCTGCACCTTCGATTCCCGGCACCTCTACACCAAGAAGGTCTGCGGCGAAGGCTCCGTTCGCGCCGTTTCCTACAACATCCTGGCTGACACCTACGCCCAGACGGAGTTCTCCCGCACCGTGCTCTACCCTTATTGCGCTCCTTATGCCCTGGAGCTTGATTACCGGCAGAACCTTCTCAAGAAGGAGCTGGTAGGCTACAGCGCCGACCTCATCTGCTTGCAGGAAGTGGATAAGTCCGTCTTCGTGGACAGCTTGGCTCCAGCCCTAGATGCTTTTGGACTCCAAGGGCTCTTCAAGATAAAGGAGAAGCAGCACGAAGGCCTGGCCACTTTCTACCGCCAAGACAAGTTCAGTCTCCTTAGCCAGCACGACATAGCTTTCAACGAAGTCCTGCTCTCTGACCCACTGCACAAAGAGTTGTGTGATAAGCTGGCCAAGTACCCCTTGGTGCAAGAGAAGGTGCTGCAGAGGTCATCTGTGCTGCAG GTTTCAGTTCTTCAGTCTACAACTGATCCCTCCAGGAAGATTTGTGTAGCTAATACCCACCTATACTGGCACCCAAAAG GTGGTAACATCCGTCTCATCCAAATCGCCGTAGCCCTGTCTCACATCAAGCACGTTGCATGTGACTTGTATCCTACTATACCAATCATATTCTGTGGAGATTTTAACAGTACACCATCATCTGGAACTTACACTTTTATTAACAGCGGTAACATTGCTGAAGATCATGAAGACTGGGTCTCAAATGGTGAAGAAGAAAGGTGCAACATGCCTCTAAGCCATCCTTTCAAACTGCAAAGTGCTTGTGGAGAACCTGCTTACACAAACTATGTTGGTGGGTTTCACGGGTGTCTGGACTACATTTTCATTGACAAAAATTCTCTGGAAGTTGAACAGGTCATTCCGTTGCCAACTCATGAAGAAGTAACAACACATCAGGCTTTGCCAAGTGTTTCACATCCTTCTGATCATATAGCACTAATATGTGACTTAAAGTGGAAATAG